From Penicillium psychrofluorescens genome assembly, chromosome: 1, one genomic window encodes:
- a CDS encoding uncharacterized protein (ID:PFLUO_000629-T1.cds;~source:funannotate) — MASRENMSDYRSNSHDALRNGMPSPRMEHFAGAVPPALSPLDALAAQGRFLAKQLDESRQKDRRMSRLPPSSVARSLSQPRPGFFRSPSSNDSSRGDGLTRQPTQKGLPELEEPKYRPVSEHPRFSSVSHADSEAGYTDASYRDSYRDSYRDNDATPRTTMLRGAMEDYAMPRAESPEEDLSLTEGQEVAPVGMAYPLRQPSTDSTQSRLHIPRTLAPPPASPYSRPSSSARVTHESSDDDYSSSNAGSTFSKPRKLSSGSTASMPYSPMSTFPTRPHPRSPSLSSETSTTGPNHLPRPSFNFSRPLSRSSINLSGPIAPEPTSAPQANHMHRPSKPTPISVPLATEDIARDQLAEQDPSSAAASYTYSKYSLPRGRMVSRNSVVFAGLQTPHFEWQEPLFENSPPPRHSEEPMRARTPSSSPGPPFAESPKAHSMHEVPATVPQRVAPQRTVPAPTPAPVPAADPPRPSAETSRSNPQPQQSNDKDETASSVGSASTVRPQTARTTQSSVVALSADDHVAKGIECHEKGSLNESTYHLRIAAKQNHPTGMLLYALALRHGWGMRPNQTEGVRWLRKAVDSVGLEMLENPDAPGAGHAKQLQKAYRAQFALSIYELGVSHLNGWGIEQDKALALRCFEIASQWGDADAMAEAGFCYADGVGCKKDLKKAARYYRQAETKGMNMVGNSWIYKDKYMGNEEPNTRSRGRHANEEKNKPRSKSRTRSIFQRKKSTVPEA; from the exons ATGGCGTCGCGAGAAAATATGAGCGACTATCGCTCCAACTCTCACGATGCCTTGCGCAACGGCATGCCCTCCCCTCGAATGGAACATTTTGCCGGCGCTGTCCCTCCGGCGCTGTCGCCGCTTGACGCGCTCGCCGCCCAGGGTCGATTTCTCGCCAAACAGCTCGATGAGTCGCGCCAAAAGGACCGGCGCATGAGCCGACTGCCGCCCTCCAGCGTGGCGCGATCGCTGTCACAACCCCGACCGGGCTTTTTTCGATCGCCCTCGTCGAATGATTCGTCTCGCGGTGATGGCCTCACTCGCCAGCCGACCCAGAAGGGCCTGCCGGAGCTCGAGGAGCCCAAGTACCGCCCCGTGTCGGAACATCCCCGGTTTAGTTCGGTCTCTCATGCCGACTCCGAGGCGGGCTATACCGATGCCAGCTATCGGGACAGCTACCGTGATAGTTATCGCGACAACGATGCCACGCCCCGTACGACGATGCTTCGTGGGGCTATGGAAGACTATGCCATGCCGCGCGCGGAGTCTCCAGAAGAGGACCTGTCGCTGACGGAAGGACAGGAGGTTGCTCCAGTGGGTATGGCGTATCCGTTGCGGCAGCCCTCGACGGACTCTACACAGTCAAGGCTTCATATTCCACGGACACTGGCACCACCCCCCGCGTCGCCGTACTCAAGACCCTCGAGTAGTGCCCGGGTGACGCATGAGAGCTCCGATGACGACTACAGCAGCTCCAATGCCGGATCGACCTTCTCCAAACCGCGAAAGCTTTCGTCTGGAAGCACTGCGTCGATGCCGTACTCGCCCATGTCAACATTCCCCACGCGGCCGCACCCTCGCTCACCGTCGCTGAGCTCAGAGACCTCCACCACCGGCCCCAATCACCTGCCGCGGCCCTCGTTCAATTTCTCCCGCCCGCTGAGCCGGTCGAGCATCAACTTGTCGGGCCCGATTGCTCCCGAGCCTACCTCAGCACCTCAGGCAAACCACATGCACCGTCCCAGCAAACCGACTCCGATCTCTGTGCCTCTGGCTACCGAAGACATTGCCAGAGACCAGCTGGCCGAACAGGACCCGAGTTCCGCTGCGGCCTCGTATACCTATTCCAAATATTCGCTTCCCCGGGGGCGAATGGTCTCGAGAAACTCGGTGGTCTTCGCGGGACTCCAAACACCGCATTTCGAGTGGCAGGAGCCACTATTTGAGAACTCGCCGCCTCCCCGTCACTCCGAAGAGCCCATGCGGGCTCGCACcccgtcttcttccccggGCCCTCCATTCGCGGAGTCGCCCAAGGCTCACTCAATGCACGAGGTACCCGCTACCGTGCCTCAACGAGTTGCACCCCAGCGAACTGTGCCTGCTCCTACTCCTGCTCCTGTTCCGGCTGCGGACCCACCCCGTCCCTCCGCGGAGACTTCTAGGTCTAACCCGCAACCGCAACAGAGTAACGACAAGGATGAGACCGCTTCGTCGGTAGGCTCGGCTAGCACGGTGCGCCCTCAAACCGCTCGCACCACTCAGTCGTCGGTTGTTGCCCTCTCGGCGGATGACCATGTCGCCAAGGGGATCGAATGTCACGAGAAGGGCTCGTTGAACGAGTCCACGTATCACCTGCGGATTGCCGCAAAGCAAAACCACCCCACGGGCATGCTACTATATGCACTTGCTCTCCGTCATGGATGGGGCATGCGCCCCAACCAGACCGAGGGCGTGCGCTGGTTACGCAAGGCGGTGGACTCGGTGGGATTGGAGATGCTGGAAAACCCCGATGCGCCGGGCGCGGGCCACGCAAAGCAGTTGCAGAAGGCGTACCGGGCGCAGTTCGCATTGAGTATCTACGAGTTGGGCGTTAGCCACCTGAACGGGTGGGGTATCGAGCAGGACAAAGCGTTGGCTTTGCGATGCTTCGAGATTGCCTCGCAATGGGGTGATGCTGACGCCATGGCGGAGGCAGGCTTCTGTTACGCAGACGGTGTCGGATGCAAGAAGGACCTGAAAAAGGCCGCAAGGTACTATCGGCAGGCCGAGACCAAGGGTATGAACATGGTTGGAAACAGCTG GATCTACAAGGACAAATATATGGGCAACGAAGAGCCCAACACCCGTTCCCGTGGGCGTCACGccaacgaggagaagaataaGCCGCGGAGTAAATCGCGGACTCGCAGCATCTTCCAGCGGAAGAAGTCAACTGTGCCCGAGGCATAG
- a CDS encoding uncharacterized protein (ID:PFLUO_000626-T1.cds;~source:funannotate), whose protein sequence is MANIQISDEALKGLQDKVILITGGSSGIGRATAELCLQLGAKVIIGDVNSPLPEFPESESLRFFKVDVSNWESVRSLFVQAQACFNRIDHVFVNAGVGPTTDFLDETLDESGQLAAPNMRTMNVNLTGAIYTLRLAVHFFRKEKDTAAAKSIVLTASASSFQNFSAADYGTAKHGILGVLRCVGGQIGSNIRVNAVAPSWTATGMVPAEAIRSMGVPVQEPEAVARSVVLLFTDQQRHGEVIYSWEGNFREINKVKGGLLDSALSLLGSNVTEDQVIIKLRAAAAATEAAAEAGQS, encoded by the exons ATGGCAAACATCCAAATCTCCGATGAAGCTCTGAAGGGCCTCCAAGATAAAGTGATTCTCATCACGG GTGGCTCTTCCGGTATTGGCAGGGCTACTGCAGAGCTATGTCTCCAACTCGGCGCTAAGGTGATCATTGGCGATGTCAACTCGCCACTGCCCGAGTTCCCGGAATCGGAAAGCCTACGGTTCTTCAAGGTTGATGTTTCAAACTGGGAAAGCGTGCGCAGCCTGTTTGTTCAAGCTCAAGCGTGCTTTAACCGGATCGACCATGTATTCGTCAACGCCGGGGTTGGTCCCACGACGGACTTCTTGGATGAAACCCTGGATGAGTCGGGCCAGCTGGCTGCCCCCAACATGCGGACCATGAATGTCAATCTCACGGGTGCTATATACACGCTCCGACTTGCTGTCCACTTCTTtagaaaggaaaaggataCCGCGGCAGCGAAAAGCATCGTCCTCAcggcgtcggcctcgtcTTTTCAGAACTTCAGTGCCGCCGACTATGGAACAGCCAAGCACGGTATATTGGGCGTCCTGCGCTGTGTCGGGGGCCAGATTGGTTCCAATATTCGGGTGAATGCTGTCGCACCATCCTGGACCGCGACTGGGATGGTACCCGCCGAGGCTATCCGGTCCATGGGGGTGCCAGTTCAGGAGCCGGAGGCTGTAGCTCGGAGCGTCGTATTGCTCTTCACGGATCAGCAACGACACGGAGAGGTTATCTATAGCTGGGAAGGCAATTTCAGGGAGATCAACAAGGTAAAAGGTGGGCTACTTGACAGTGCACTGAGCCTCCTTGGGAGCAATGTCACTGAAGATCAAGTGATAATAAAACTGAGAGCGGCGGCAGCCGCAAcggaagcagcagcggaaGCAGGACAATCCTAA
- a CDS encoding uncharacterized protein (ID:PFLUO_000628-T1.cds;~source:funannotate) yields the protein MSTKNASVEARDVSAAPTKRSFGSRAKTHYKRWWWVHLIVIIIVLLVVLLPVVYVAYPKIAQTDVNESTLKITRMDISDPTPDSIHLAQTQVLGSHSTFHPQIFAFSASVSLLGAAAPFASVQVPAVQSKNGAAIDISQTLSLTDTTAFGDYAKAVMLNEEVGLNIYGKPVLQEGALPKTTITYNKTVTMKGLNKLKGFNVTEFSILGTQPDGTNMNGTVLIPNPSVMTIAMGNLTLDLSVAGQPMGQSYLKNLVLKPGNNSVPMTSKVNDAAIFKLLESDTKKYGSGIIPFDITGNSSVYNGQNLPYFTAALAANKLTVELNVGAALGLHSST from the exons ATGTCCACCAAGAACGCCTCAGTCGAGGCTCGCGACGTGTCCGCCGCGCCAACAAAGCGCAGCTTTGGCTCGCGAGCTAAAACTCATTACaagaggtggtggtgggtgcaTCTgattgtcatcatcatcgtgCTGCTGGTTGTCCTATTGCCCGT CGTCTACGTCGCCTACCCCAAAATCGCCCAGACGGACGTCAACGAATCCACCCTGAAAATCACGCGCATGGACATCAGCGATCCCACACCCGACTCCATCCACCTCGCCCAAACACAGGTCCTCGGCTCGCACAGCACGTTCCATCCGCAGATCTTCGCTTTCAGCGCTAGCGtctccctcctcggcgcggcGGCTCCCTTCGCCTCTGTGCAGGTACCAGCGGTGCAATCGAAAAACGGGGCTGCGATTGATATTTCGCAGACGTTGAGCCTGACCGATACCACTGCATTTGGCGATTATGCGAAGGCGGTTATGTTGAATGAGGAGGTTGGGCTGAATATCTATGGCAAGCCTGTTTTGCAGGAGGGTGCGTTGCCGAAGACAACGATTACGTATAACAAGACTGTTACTATGAAGG GATTGAATAAGCTCAAGGGCTTCAACGTCACCGAGTTCAGTATCTTGGGCACGCAACCTGATGGAACTAATATGAATGGAACGGTGCTGATTCCCAATCCGTCTGTCATGACTATCGCGATG GGCAACCTAACCCTCGACCTCTCCGTCGCCGGTCAACCAATGGGCCAGTCCTACCTGAAGAACCTCGTCCTGAAACCAGGCAACAATTCCGTCCCCATGACCTCGAAAGTCAACGAcgctgccatcttcaagTTGCTAGAGAGTGATACCAAGAAGTACGGGAGTGGGATCATTCCCTTTGATATCACGGGGAACTCGAGCGTCTATAACGGTCAGAACCTGCCTTATTTCACCGCAGCGCTGGCGGCGAATAAGTTGACGGTCGAGTTGAATGTTGGTGCGGCGCTTGGGCTGCACTCGAGCACGTAG
- a CDS encoding uncharacterized protein (ID:PFLUO_000632-T1.cds;~source:funannotate), with amino-acid sequence MRELDALISEYRHEKQRPRESEALLMLRKIASLVKPIMRQRSWRVSALCEFYPRQSNLLGLNVNSGQKICLRLRYASDQRQFLPLEQVVDTMLHELCHIVHGPHNRDFHALWNQLRDEHEELVFKGYTGEGFLSEGKRLGGNRIPLDEARRRARATAEQRRVLFKNSGRRLGGAPVLRGTDMRKIRADAAQRRVEVTQGCASGTDRSTELAEEASRNGFRTKAEEDDANEQAILQAFIELIQEEEKEKYGEGYVPPSQENPAGPRTRSSPHPLPESDGSTTPAAGPAESPEVLDLTADNSSYDTPWTCPTCTLQNPSNFLCCDACAEERPAPSNTKSTAGQALAPTANVRPEPRSTNKRPLEEEEDKPRDTFAFKNRSRATHSLASLDQNVNKRPLGWLCASCGAFMESQWWTCSSCGKMKESS; translated from the exons atGCGGGAACTAGACGCCCTCATCTCCGAGTACCGGCATGAAAAGCAGCGGCCGCGCGAATCAGAGGCCCTGCTGATGCTCCGCAAGATCGCCTCCCTGGTGAAGCCGATAATGCGACAACGCTCCTGGCGCGTCAGCGCGCTCTGCGAGTTCTACCCGCGCCAGTCGAATTTGCTCGGGCTGAACGTCAACTCTGGGCAGAAGATCTGCCTGAGACTACGGTATGCCTCTGATCAGCGCCAGTTCCTGCCTCTGGAGCAGGTCGTGGATACCATGCTGCACGA ACTCTGTCATATTGTCCACGGTCCCCATAACCGGGATTTCCATGCACTGTGGAATCAGCTCCGCGACGAGCACGAGGAGCTTGTTTTCAAGGGGTACACGGGTGAAGGCTTCCTCTCGGAAGGCAAGCGGCTCGGCGGAAACAGGATCCCGCTAGACGAAGCTCGACGACGCGCCCGTGCGACTGCAGAGCAACGCCGCGTTCTATTCAAGAACTCGGGGCGGAGACTCGGGGGCGCGCCGGTGCTGCGGGGCACGGACATGCGCAAGATCAGAGCGGATGCAGCGCAGCGGCGCGTCGAAGTGACGCAGGGGTGTGCGTCTGGGACGGACCGGAGCACGGAGCTGGCTGAGGAGGCTTCGAGGAATGGGTTCAGGACGAAGGCGGAAGAGGACGATGCGAATGAGCAAGCTATTTTGCAGGCTTTTATTGAATTGatccaggaagaggagaaggagaaataTGGCGAGGGCTATGTCCCTCCGAGCCAGGAGAATCCGGCTGGTCCGCGCACGagatcttctcctcatccactACCGGAAAGTGATGGCAGCACAACGCCCGCTGCTGGACCGGCGGAGAGCCCCGAAGTCCTGGACCTCACAGCCGACAACAGCTCCTACGACACACCGTGGACCTGTCCAACATGCACTCTACAAAACCCGTCTAATTTCCTGTGTTGTGACGCCTGTGCAGAGGAGAGACCAGCCCCTTCCAACACAAAGTCTACCGCCGGACAGGCTCTAGCGCCAACAGCGAATGTTCGTCCCGAACCACGAAGTACAAACAAAAGACCAttagaagaagaagaggacaaGCCGAGAGATACATTTGCATTCAAGAACCGCAGCCGTGCCACACATTCCCTTGCATCCTTGGATCAGAATGTCAATAAGCGGCCGCTGGGCTGGCTCTGTGCATCCTGTGGCGCTTTCATGGAGAGTCAGTGGTGGACATGCTCTTCTTGTGGGAAAATGAAGGAGTCTTCTTGA
- a CDS encoding uncharacterized protein (ID:PFLUO_000631-T1.cds;~source:funannotate) — MTSDDQFFFDYLASIPHDVRRYSHQVADSIDRQVDHAAQVMRDTLAQQTWLPQTIRPPARSCQRAPPQGLTDRVQNWVARNRAWTAALIAFVGTGCVLFYGNKKLNGKRRKARKAANGARKEIVVVAGSPHEPMTRAIAVDLERRGYIVYVTVSSAEEEHIVQVEHRNDIKPLWLDLTTTSSSPSEVHPSLHEIHSLLTQPQSPLPGVPPHTCQLSGVIIIPSPNYSAGPVATIPPSSWADTVNTRLLSPILTTQVFLPLLTLRNNSSTVIIAYPSISSSLSAPFAGPEVATTRAISGFAASLRQELHLLEQGNVDVVELRLGNIDLGPAYRNAQNQIAGTEVLAWSAQQRALYGLQYLSSVEQRPVASAGPSTVRGSPARNLHHAVLDALEPASRGFFGSRKNPVIYVGRGARSYSVIGAWVPAGLVGLMLGYRSGHGVTSHSPSGSGSETSWDRV, encoded by the exons ATGACTAGCGATGACCAGTTCTTCTTCGATTAC CTCGCGTCCATACCGCATGACGTAAGGCGATACTCGCACCAAGTCGCCGACTCGATCGACAGACAGGTCGACCATGCCGCGCAGGTGATGCGCGATACCCTGGCGCAACAGACATGGCTGCCGCAGACGATCCGTCCGCCCGCTCGCTCGTGCCAGCGCGCCCCGCCACAGGGCCTCACCGACCGAGTCCAAAACTGGGTAGCTCGGAACCGTGCTTGGACTGCTGCTCTCATCGCGTTTGTTGGGACGGGGTGTGTTTTGTTCTATGGGAATAAGAAGTtgaatgggaagaggaggaaggcgAGAAAGGCGGCGAATGGGGCGAGGAAGGAAATCGTTG TCGTTGCTGGCTCGCCGCATGAGCCCATGACTCGAGCTATTGCTGTCGATCTCGAACGCCGAGGATATATCGTGTATGTGACGGTGTCGTccgcggaagaagagcatATCGTGCAGGTTGAGCACCGAAATGATATCAAGCCTCTTTGGCTGGATCTTACAACT acatcctcgtcgccatcggAAGTCCATCCCTCGCTACATGAGATTCACTCCTTGCTCACACAGCCCCAATCTCCATTACCTGGTGTGCCGCCGCATACCTGCCAACTGAGCGGTGTGATCATCATCCCGTCGCCCAACTACTCCGCTGGACCGGTTGCGACAATCCCACCATCCTCCTGGGCCGACACGGTCAATACTCGTCTCCTCTCACCCATTCTCACCACACAGGTATTCCTGCccctcctcaccctccgCAACAACAGCAGTaccgtcatcatcgcctacccatccatctcctcctccctaTCCGCACCCTTCGCAGGACCAGAAGTCGCCACGACGCGGGCCATCTCCGGCTTCGCGGCATCCCTGCGCCAGGaactccatctcctcgagcaGGGCAAcgtcgacgtcgtcgagCTGCGTCTCGGCAATATCGATCTCGGTCCGGCATACCGGAACGCGCAGAACCAGATCGCCGGAACAGAGGTCTTGGCCTGGAGCGCGCAGCAGCGCGCCTTGTATGGCTTGCAGTACCTGTCCAGCGTCGAGCAACGACCCGTCGCATCGGCCGGACCGAGCACGGTGCGCGGGTCCCCTGCGCGGAACCTTCATCATGCCGTGCTGGATGCCCTGGAGCCGGCGTCACGGGGGTTCTTCGGATCGCGCAAGAATCCGGTCATCTACGTGGGTCGTGGAGCCCGGTCATACAGCGTGATCGGTGCCTGGGTGCCCGCTGGCCTGGTGGGTTTGATGCTGGGTTACCGCAGCGGGCATGGCGTGACCTCCCACAGCCCGAGCGGCAGTGGCAGCGAGACCAGCTGGGACAGGGTCTGA
- a CDS encoding uncharacterized protein (ID:PFLUO_000627-T1.cds;~source:funannotate) → MAGFRLQYPDNRELTGGDLLAQSLKHIGVEVAFGLHGGHLDSFFMGCESMGIRLVDTRHETAAVQAAEGYSRISNKLGVCFVTANSGAVAQLLARAKRPVIITGTGTKSPSARKNLVQLAETCVVPIFNTSKFALFTEKSPMLSRGTAGELAKLPLLGLPRPDLILLLGARTGMFLGGRGGAIIPPLDCALVQVDCDGGEIGRTLPVDLGIVSDADAFVTAMKLKVSSARQSASAVDKQWVQTVLGLATLALPYEKEPKTSASGLLHPYHAVKHVFSAVEPGSIVVLDGGEAGAWAANLAMHCQPSAMMTATGYLGFLGTGFGYSLGCAVAAPDRKVVNIQGDGSAGFHLMELDTYKRLNLNIMTVIVNNSSWGMSSNGQDLVYGTKNPARPISSLSSRTEYDVVAKGLQNAAAKVSSLSDIQSTVSSFQAMNGPSCINLIVDRKPVHPVTTAMVGMTEDPDLIVVPYYDNLPRTRYKL, encoded by the exons ATGGCTGGCTTTCGGCTTCAGTACCCGGACAACCGTGAATTAACGGGAGGCGATTTGCTTGCCCAGTCACTCAAACATATAGGCGTGGAGGTTGCTTTTGGTCTTCATGGCGGCCATCTTGACTCTTTCTTTATGGGCTGCGAGTCCATGGGTATCCGCCTCGTGGACACTAGGCATGAAACTGCCGCTGTCCAGGCCGCCGAAGGATACTCCCGAATCAGTAACAAGCTGGGAGTGTGCTTTGTGACTGCTAACAGTGG CGCGGTTGCTCAACTGCTTGCTCGTGCCAAACGACCCGTAATTATTACTGGAACTGGCACCAAATCTCCTTCG GCACGGAAAAATCTGGTGCAGCTTGCTGAGACATGCGTCGTGCCCATATTTAACACCTCCAAGTTCGCATTGTTCACCGAGAAGTCTCCCATGCTATCTCGAGGCACAGCCGGAGAACTGGCTAAGCTGCCACTTCTCGGTCTCCCTCGACCAGatcttattcttcttcttggtgcACGCACAGGCATGTTTCTCGGTGGCCGGGGTGGTGCTATCATTCCGCCCCTAGACTGTGCATTGGTTCAAGTGGACTGCGACGGAGGAGAAATTGGCCGCACACTTCCAGTTGATCTAGGAATTGTTTCCGATGCGGATGCCTTTGTGACAGCGATGAAGCTGAAGGTCTCAAGCGCCCGTCAAAGTGCAAGTGCAGTAGACAAGCAATGGGTTCAAACCGTACTTGGTCTAGCGACTCTGGCACTTCCTTACGAAAAGGAGCCCAAGACTTCGGCCTCTGGGCTTCTCCATCCGTACCATGCAGTGAAACATGTCTTCTCCGCTGTTGAGCCGGGGAGCATTGTGGTTCTGGACGGGGGCGAGGCTGGGGCCTGGGCCGCCAATCTCGCCATGCACTGCCAGCCCAGCGCTATGATGACAGCAACTGGCTATCTAGGCTTTCTGGGTACTGGCTTCGGTTACTCATTAGGCTGTGCCGTTGCAGCTCCTGATCGAAAAGTCGTCAATATCCAGGGAGACGGGTCTGCAGGTTTTCACttgatggagctggacaCCTACAAAAGACTCAATCTCAACATCATGACCGTCATCGTGAACAACTCCAGCTGGGGAATGAGTTCCAATGGACAGGATCTAGTCTATGGAACCAAGAACCCAGCAAGGCCCATTAGCTCACTGAGCTCTAGAACCGAGTACGATGTCGTTGCCAAGGGGTTACAGAATGCCGCTGCGAAAGTCTCGAGTCTATCTGACATCCAGAGCACTGTTAGCAGCTTTCAAGCTATGAACGGACCAAGCTGTATCAATCTCATTGTGGATCGAAAGCCGGTTCATCCTGTTACTACCGCGATGGTTGGAATGACGGAGGATCCTGATTTGATCGTGGTTCCATATTACGATAATCTTCCTCGGACACGCTACAAGCTTTAG
- a CDS encoding uncharacterized protein (ID:PFLUO_000630-T1.cds;~source:funannotate) has translation MRRIPPATLFGVPSYDDQQHRYETSWLLPPPILACLRGLIALYIFATIITIWAYDGSRGDRDAIGQSFSYFTWLTFWGLGFYFVFATLHTALYARTGRSVLLDRWPRALRALHALLYATITTYPFLVTIVYWGILFKPPWFAEIFGAWSNISQHGLNSLYAILEIILPATAPHPWIFIPFLILILLFYLCVAYITYSTEGFYTYSFLDPGSHGQKSGTVTGYCFGILAAILVIFVLSWLAIRLRVWLTRDGIKRSRFDTGLDRNNLHVAGMQQVSDGGEFETKTSV, from the exons ATGCGCCGCATCCCCCCAGCGACTCTCTTCGGAGTTCCCTCGTACGATGACCAGCAACACCGCTACGAAACCTCGTGGCTCCTCCCGCCGCCGATCCTCGCGTGCCTACGCGGCCTGATCGCTCTGTACATCTTCGCGACCATCATCACAATCTGGGCGTATGACGGCTCCCGCGGTGACCGCGATGCCATTGGCCAGTCCTTCAGCTACTTCACCTGGCTGACCTTCTGGGGACTGGGCTTTTACTTTGTTTTCGCGACCCTCCACACCGCACTCTATGCAAGGACGGGCCGCTCGGTGCTACTGGATCGCTGGCCGAGGGCCTTGCGCGCGCTGCATGCGCTGCTGTACGCGACGATAACGACGTATCCGTTTCTCGTGACGATTGTGTATTGGGGCATCTTGTTCAAGCCGCCGTGGTTTGCGGAGATTTTTGGGGCTTGGTCGAAT atctcCCAACACGGCCTCAACTCCCTCTACGCCATCCTCGAAATTATCCTCCCCGCCACAGCACCACATCCCTGGATCTTCATCCCCTTTCTAATCCTTATTCTCCTATTCTATCTCTGCGTCGCATATATTACGTACTCCACCGAGGGCTTCTACACATACTCGTTCCTGGATCCCGGATCCCACGGCCAGAAGAGCGGCACAGTGACGGGTTATTGCTTCGGGATTCTGGCGGCGATCCTGGTTATTTTCGTGCTCTCGTGGTTGGCGATTCGGTTGCGTGTGTGGCTTACGCGTGACGGGATTAAGCGGTCGCGGTTTGATACCGGGCTAGATAGGAATAATCTTCATGTTGCTGGGATGCAGCAGGTGTCGGATGGGGGGGAGTTTGAGACGAAGACTTCTGTCTAA